The Megalopta genalis isolate 19385.01 chromosome 12, iyMegGena1_principal, whole genome shotgun sequence genome window below encodes:
- the LOC117228744 gene encoding lipid droplet-regulating VLDL assembly factor AUP1, translating to MSQIDIQDLFDKSRFPSGWQLLSILLYTPVGLLLVLLRLLTALQLWLIASLLPNCNSLRAFLHHGFSFAFGIVVKIPKDEIKDQQSRIIIANNVSVLDHFALYKITQALTPSEWELPAALSNTLGFQRMNMSSKEDLITDIKQFLLTSRENIVLQPEFGTTNSRVALLKFNSWPFTIQPSIQPIAIKAWRPEFIPIRVTSLASTWWTDVFWFMFVPYTVFTFKYLKVKRNTDSKVLVRETEKDIAATLGLKTSSHTVADKAEFEKRCIMERTRMRRLNRRNSPNSQVIHSIEIQRMVQQVSEVLPSVPHNVILRDLLKTRNVELTIANILDGIVTYTPELSQTSVAPSASRNQVQTSMIKDNSNLGTTSFQERKAKMIREARERYIQKHGLKNC from the exons ATGTCACAAATTGATATTCAGGATTTATTTGATAAAAGCAG GTTTCCTAGTGGTTGGCAGCTCCTATCGATATTGTTATATACACCAGTGGGTCTTCTACTTGTGTTACTACGATTATTAACTGCATTACAACTTTGGCTTATTGCATCGTTATTACCTAATTGTAATTCTCTTCGAGCATTCTTGCATCATGGGTTTAGTTTTGCTTTTGGCATTGTGGTAAAAATTCCTAAAGATGAAATTAAAGATCAACAGTCAAGAATCATTATTGCCAATAATGTCTCTGTTTTGGATCACTTTGCATTATACAAAATTACACAAGCATTAACTCCCAGTGAATGGGAATTACCTGCTGCTCTCAGCAATACACTAGGGTTTCAAAGAATGAACATGAGCAGTAAAGAAGATCTGATCACGGATATAAAACAATTTCTCCTAACTTCAAGAGAAAATATTGTACTACAGCCCGAATTTGGTACAACCAATAGCCGAGTAGCTTTGTTGAAGTTCAATTCATGGCCATTTACTATACAACCATCTATTCAACCGATTGCCATTAAAGCATGGAGACCAGAATTCATACCTATTCGTGTTACTTCATTGGCATCCACTTGGTGGACTGATGTCTTTTGGTTTATGTTCGTTCCTTACACAGTTTTCACATTTAAATACCTGAAAGTTAAAAGAAATACAGATAGTAAAGTACTGGTACGAGAAACAGAAAAAGACATAGCTGCCACTCTTGGTCTTAAGACAAGTTCTCATACTGTAGCAGATAAAGCAGAATTTGAAAAACGTTGTATTATGGAAAGAACGCGAATGAGAAGACTCAATAGAAGAAATTCACCAAACTCGCAAGTCATACACAGCATTGAGATACAAAGAATGGTACAACAAGTTAGTGAAGTGCTTCCATCGGTTCCTCATAATGTGATCCTCAGAGATTTGT TGAAAACACGCAATGTTGAACTCACTATTGCCAATATTCTGGATGGCATAGTTACTTATACACCAGAATTAAGTCAAACAAGTGTTGCTCCTTCTGCATCACGTAATCAAGTGCAAACAAGCATGATCAAGGATAATAGTAACTTAGGAACAACTTCCTTTCAGGAAAGAAAAGCTAAAATGATAAGAGAAGCTAGGGAAAGGTATATTCAAAAACATGGACTTAAAAATTGCTGA
- the LOC117228815 gene encoding TBC1 domain family member 14, which yields MKSPVSQHLNGNSHPVPSQNVSPCIVSRFGNTSNNYQVLKVSGKDSNCYIANNIVPKIGKQQLVSLNGDSISCNSVNINEALACDVASMPIVKTKALCVHIRENKWYDAGNVVSVGVAGTSLNHALESMSLAYNPTTKQLYSLEEVNVSNDTQLDCKSQYSNFPCDQKDESLNGISKADEDKYIRFESGSANSSPRNSLPRSCSSTVSSLSEVSPSGSFLSSDEHVPEKVEKSKRWGLNTLFSKNVFLWKNKDSQQSTPTGSPSRNVDKVGGSLALIQQPRPANLPAKNAIEEERHRKQYSAILEAARKRELKEERERKQQRELQLKEEERLAEDSHTWNVQVLAKFESVKNTKKVRELWWRGLPPSVRGKVWKLAIPNNLNITTHLYNICFDRAMTSPVSDTLAAIKLDVSRTFPTLCVFQEGGPLSDSLQGILAAYAVYRPDVGYVQGMSFVGAILSLNMEPPDAFICFANLLNHPCHRAAFTLDQKRMEIYYKVYSSALAHKLPKVFSHFTEAGLSPDLYLLDWLYTIYAKAMPLDVACRIWDVFLRDGDEFLFRTALGVLHLYQEELLKMDFVHGAQFLTRLPENLQAEALFNSISQMSTTVGTTTFQQMLVQFSSL from the coding sequence ATGAAGAGTCCTGTGTCTCAACACTTAAATGGAAATAGTCATCCGGTTCCGTCGCAAAATGTGTCTCCGTGTATTGTGTCCCGTTTTGGGAATACATCTAACAACTACCAGGTACTGAAAGTATCTGGGAAAGATTCTAATTGTTATATTGCTAACAATATTGTTCCAAAAATTGGAAAACAACAATTGGTGTCATTAAATGGAGATTCTATATCCTGCAATAGTGTCAACATTAATGAAGCATTGGCATGCGATGTGGCTTCAATGCCTATTGTAAAAACTAAAGCTCTATGCGTCCATATTCGTGAAAACAAATGGTACGATGCTGGAAATGTGGTTTCTGTGGGAGTTGCAGGAACCAGTTTAAATCATGCATTGGAGAGTATGtctttagcttacaatccaactACAAAACAATTATATTCTTTAGAAGAAGTAAATGTATCCAATGACACACAGCTGGATTGTAAATCTCAATATTCAAATTTTCCTTGTGACCAAAAAGATGAATCCTTAAATGGGATTTCAAAAGCTGACGAAGATAAATATATTAGATTTGAGAGTGGTAGTGCAAACAGTAGTCCTAGAAACAGTTTACCACGTTCTTGTAGTAGTACTGTGTCTTCCCTTAGCGAAGTTTCTCCTTCTGGTAGTTTTTTGAGTTCTGATGAACATGTCCCAGAAAAAGTTGAGAAGTCCAAGCGTTGGGGACTAAATACACTTTTCTCAAAGAATGTTTTCTTATGGAAGAACAAAGATTCTCAACAATCTACGCCTACAGGTAGTCCATCAAGGAACGTGGATAAGGTAGGAGGAAGTTTAGCTCTAATTCAACAGCCGAGACCAGCGAATCTACCAGCAAAGAATGCAATTGAAGAAGAACGTCATCGTAAACAATATAGTGCAATTCTAGAAGCAGCAAGGAAACGAGAAttaaaagaagagagagaacgCAAACAGCAACGAGAACTACAGttgaaagaagaagaaagattAGCAGAAGATTCTCACACTTGGAATGTACAAGTCCTCGCTAAATTTGAAAGTGTTAAGAACACAAAAAAAGTACGTGAACTGTGGTGGCGTGGTCTCCCACCCAGTGTTCGTGGTAAAGTGTGGAAGTTGGCAATTccgaataatttaaatataacaaCACATCTTTACAATATATGTTTTGACAGAGCAATGACAAGTCCTGTAAGTGACACACTAGCTGCAATCAAATTAGATGTATCACGTACCTTTCCTACCTTATGTGTCTTTCAAGAAGGTGGACCATTATCTGATAGTCTACAAGGTATTTTGGCAGCTTACGCTGTTTATAGACCTGATGTAGGTTACGTACAAGGTATGAGTTTTGTGGGTgctatattatcattaaacatGGAACCTCCAGATGCCTTTATTTGCTTTGCTAATTTATTGAATCATCCTTGTCACAGGGCCGCTTTTACATTAGACCAAAAACGAATGGAGATTTACTACAAAGTATATTCTAGTGCACTTGCACATAAGCTGCCAAAAGTCTTTTCTCATTTTACAGAAGCTGGTCTGAGTCCAGATTTATATTTGTTAGATTGGTTGTATACTATATATGCCAAAGCAATGCCTCTGGATGTTGCATGTAGAATCTGGGATGTTTTTCTCAGAGATGGAGACGAGTTCCTCTTTAGAACAGCACTCGGCGTATTACATTTATATCAGGAAGAATTATTGAAAATGGATTTTGTACATGGAGCACAATTTCTTACTAGGTTGCCAGAAAATTTACAGGCAGAAGCTTTATTTAACAGTATTAGTCAAATGTCTACTACTGTTGGAACAACAACGTTCCAGCAAATGTTAGTTCAATTTTCTTCATTGTGA
- the Ssadh gene encoding succinic semialdehyde dehydrogenase → MFHSVSITQKYTSSHALTLTRTMHLLKDLAYVNGKWIGASSKQIFPVHNPVDKSVINNVPDMDVQDTKVAIEAASKAFESFRTTSAKERSHLLRNWYDLMVKYSKDLAQILTKENGKSLAEAKGEIIYGNSFVEWFSEEARRVDGEVLQGGDPNKHLFLLKQPVGVAALITPWNFPHAMITRKAGAALSVGCTCVVKPSEDTPLTALALAELAEKAGFPHGTFNVLTTSEKNSPNVGKELCENPKVRVLSFTGSTPVGKILYKQCASSMKRLSLELGGNAPFIIFDSANLDLAITGAMASKFRNTGQTCVSANRFFVQAGVFDQFVEKFLAKIKSDIKLGDGSKEGVTHGPLTKDNQLKIVHRLVTDAVKKGAKVHCGGTPLTEIGPLFYSPTLITNVNEDMEIYNKEIFGPVAVINKFNSEEEVIQKANNTAVGLAGYFYSGDVPQIFRVAKALEVGMIGVNEGLISCAEAAFGGVKESGIGREGSRHGVHDYVDIKYVCIGNIKQ, encoded by the coding sequence ATGTTCCACAGTGTATCTATAACACAAAAGTACACTTCATCCCATGCATTGACATTGACTAGAACAATGCATCTTCTAAAAGATCTTGCGTACGTAAATGGCAAATGGATAGGAGCAAGCAGTAAACAAATATTTCCTGTCCATAATCCAGTTGACAAATCTGTTATTAACAATGTACCTGATATGGATGTCCAAGACACAAAAGTAGCTATTGAAGCAGCATCGAAAGCTTTTGAATCATTTCGTACAACAAGTGCAAAAGAACGAAGTCATTTGCTTAGAAATTGGTATGATTTAATGGTGAAATACTCAAAGGATTTGGCACAAATTTTGACCAAAGAGAATGGAAAATCTTTGGCTGAGGCTAAAGGTGAAATTATATATGGAAACTCTTTTGTTGAATGGTTCTCAGAAGAAGCTAGAAGGGTTGATGGAGAAGTATTACAAGGAGGAGATCCCAATAAGCACctatttttattgaaacaaCCTGTGGGGGTTGCTGCTTTAATTACGCCATGGAATTTCCCTCATGCTATGATTACCCGGAAGGCAGGAGCTGCCTTATCTGTTGGATGCACATGTGTAGTGAAACCATCTGAAGATACACCACTTACTGCCTTAGCATTGGCTGAACTTGCAGAGAAAGCAGGATTCCCACATGGAACCTTTAATGTGCTCACAACAAGCGAAAAAAATTCACCAAATGTTGGTAAAGAACTATGTGAGAATCCCAAAGTAAGAGTGCTATCATTTACTGGTTCAACACCAGTAGGAAAAATTTTATACAAACAGTGCGCTTCATCTATGAAGCGACTCAGTCTTGAATTAGGAGGTAATGCACCATTTATTATTTTCGATTCAGCAAATTTAGATTTAGCTATAACAGGTGCTATGGCAAGTAAATTCCGTAATACTGGTCAAACATGTGTCTCTGCAAATAGATTCTTTGTACAAGCAGGtgtatttgatcaatttgttgaAAAGTTTTTAGCAAAGATTAAAAGTGATATTAAATTGGGAGATGGTAGTAAGGAAGGCGTTACCCATGGTCCTCTTACTAAAGACAATCAGTTAAAAATTGTACACAGATTAGTTACTGATGCAGTAAAAAAAGGAGCAAAAGTACATTGTGGTGGTACACCATTAACTGAAATAGGACCACTGTTTTATTCTCCTACTCTTATTACAAATGTAAACGAGGACATGGAAATATATAACAAAGAAATTTTTGGTCCAGTAGCggtaattaataaatttaattctgAGGAAGAAGTTATACAAAAAGCTAATAATACAGCTGTTGGTTTAGCTGGATACTTTTATTCAGGTGATGTACCACAAATATTTAGAGTAGCCAAAGCATTAGAAGTTGGAATGATTGGTGTGAATGAAGGTTTGATTTCCTGTGCTGAAGCTGCCTTTGGTGGGGTAAAAGAATCAGGTATAGGTAGAGAAGGTTCTAGACATGGAGTTCACGATTATGTTGATATTAAATATGTATGTATCGGAAACATTAAGCAGTAA